The Candidatus Palauibacter scopulicola genome includes a region encoding these proteins:
- a CDS encoding MFS transporter, with amino-acid sequence MTPPSPDPGSRRAGQLALLALLELLAMGLWFSASAVVPELREAWDLDDAGAAWLTTSVQLGFATGAVLSALLTLSDVWDPRRLIAGSALLGAAATAAIAVFAEGLALAVVLRFATGVALAGVYPPGMKIVAGWFRGGRGTAIGILIGALAVGSATPHLLRPLGGIGAWQPVLLLASGLAVVAAVLAATGLRTGPYQAPAAPFDPRAVRRIIADRATMLANGGYFGHMWELYAMWTWIPAFLAASFAADASGGTTPSLASYLAFGTIAAGGLGAAAAGVLADRVGRTAVTSWSMVLSGACCLAIGPLFGGPVWPVAGICLVWGFAIVADSAQFSACVSELAEPEYVGTALTLQTAIGFLLTVATIRLVPVWEAALGWEWAFAPLAIGPALGTWSMLALRRRPEATRIAGGRR; translated from the coding sequence ATGACCCCGCCCTCTCCGGACCCTGGCTCGCGGAGGGCAGGACAGCTTGCCCTGCTCGCGCTGCTCGAGTTGCTCGCGATGGGGCTCTGGTTCTCGGCCAGCGCGGTGGTGCCGGAGCTTCGCGAGGCGTGGGATCTGGACGATGCGGGGGCCGCGTGGCTCACGACCTCGGTCCAACTCGGCTTCGCGACAGGCGCCGTCCTCTCCGCGCTGCTCACGCTGTCCGACGTGTGGGACCCGCGCCGGCTCATCGCGGGGTCGGCGCTTCTCGGCGCCGCCGCCACGGCGGCGATCGCGGTTTTCGCCGAAGGCCTCGCCCTCGCGGTCGTGCTCCGGTTCGCGACGGGGGTCGCGCTGGCGGGCGTCTATCCGCCGGGCATGAAGATCGTCGCGGGATGGTTCCGCGGCGGGCGCGGGACGGCGATCGGGATCCTCATCGGCGCCCTCGCGGTCGGGAGCGCGACGCCTCATCTCCTGCGTCCGCTCGGAGGGATCGGCGCCTGGCAGCCGGTGCTCCTGCTCGCCTCGGGCCTCGCCGTCGTGGCGGCGGTCCTCGCCGCGACCGGGCTCCGGACCGGTCCCTACCAGGCGCCAGCCGCGCCGTTCGACCCCCGGGCCGTGCGGCGCATCATCGCCGATCGCGCGACGATGCTCGCCAACGGTGGCTACTTCGGGCACATGTGGGAACTCTACGCCATGTGGACGTGGATCCCGGCCTTCCTGGCGGCGAGCTTCGCGGCGGACGCGAGCGGGGGCACGACCCCCTCCCTCGCCTCCTACCTGGCCTTCGGGACGATCGCGGCCGGAGGGCTGGGCGCCGCCGCGGCCGGCGTGCTCGCGGACCGTGTGGGGCGGACCGCCGTGACGAGTTGGAGCATGGTGCTGAGCGGTGCCTGCTGCCTGGCCATCGGGCCCCTGTTCGGCGGCCCCGTCTGGCCGGTCGCGGGGATCTGTCTCGTGTGGGGGTTCGCGATCGTCGCCGACTCCGCCCAGTTCTCCGCCTGCGTGAGCGAACTCGCCGAACCCGAGTACGTCGGCACCGCGCTCACGCTGCAGACGGCGATCGGCTTCCTGCTTACCGTCGCCACCATCCGCCTCGTCCCGGTGTGGGAGGCGGCGCTGGGCTGGGAGTGGGCCTTCGCCCCCCTCGCCATCGGCCCCGCCCTCGGCACCTGGAGCATGCTTGCGTTGCGCCGCCGCCCCGAAGCCACCCGCATCGCCGGCGGCCGCCGCTAG
- the proB gene encoding glutamate 5-kinase, whose translation MSQLQPVPTPEGAAAAPPLTREAIATADRVVLKVGTGVVTHDDGTIALSRLFRVVESASRLRQEGREVLIVTSGAVGLGRVALQLPEPPETAQLKQTCAAIGQSRLMELYQQGFARLGVTCAQILITWTDFDDRVRYLNLHETLQSLFRLGVVPVVNENDAISLNDRVYRGTGKRPIFDDNDRLGALVASELAADLIVLLTDVPGVMTADPRRDPDARLVARIDRPDEHGLDVDGRSGLGRGGMASKLEAARVASRGGCHTVIASGVDPGALDRVLAGEEEGTWIPPRAALSSRSRWIAYCSHPRGTLVLAEGGAERLQDGEPVRAGDVARAEGEFRRGDVVEVRALDGSLVGRGVVALDSRLVLQATSHQAGAGVQIVGREHLILKES comes from the coding sequence GTGAGCCAGCTCCAACCAGTTCCGACCCCCGAGGGCGCCGCCGCCGCGCCCCCGCTCACGCGCGAGGCGATCGCGACGGCCGACCGGGTCGTCCTCAAGGTGGGGACGGGTGTCGTCACGCATGATGATGGGACGATCGCCCTCTCACGTCTCTTCCGCGTGGTGGAGAGCGCGAGCCGCCTGCGGCAGGAAGGTCGGGAGGTCCTCATCGTGACTTCGGGAGCGGTGGGCCTGGGACGCGTCGCCCTCCAGCTCCCCGAACCGCCCGAGACGGCCCAACTGAAGCAGACGTGCGCCGCCATCGGCCAGAGCCGGCTCATGGAACTCTACCAGCAGGGGTTCGCCCGGCTCGGCGTCACCTGCGCGCAGATCCTCATCACGTGGACGGACTTCGACGACCGCGTGCGCTACCTGAACCTGCACGAGACGCTCCAGAGCCTCTTCCGGCTCGGCGTCGTCCCGGTGGTGAACGAGAACGATGCCATCTCGCTGAACGATCGCGTGTACCGGGGGACGGGCAAGCGGCCGATCTTCGACGACAACGACCGGCTGGGGGCGCTGGTCGCGAGCGAACTGGCGGCGGATCTGATCGTGCTTCTCACGGATGTGCCGGGGGTCATGACGGCCGACCCCAGGCGCGACCCGGACGCGCGGCTGGTCGCCCGGATCGACCGGCCCGATGAGCACGGACTCGACGTGGACGGCCGCTCCGGGCTCGGCCGGGGCGGGATGGCGAGCAAGCTGGAGGCGGCCCGCGTCGCGTCGCGCGGGGGCTGCCACACCGTCATCGCGTCGGGGGTCGATCCGGGCGCGCTCGACCGCGTCCTGGCCGGCGAGGAGGAGGGAACGTGGATCCCGCCGCGCGCCGCCCTCTCCTCGCGCAGCCGCTGGATCGCGTACTGTTCGCACCCGCGCGGAACGCTGGTCCTGGCGGAGGGGGGTGCCGAGCGTCTCCAGGACGGCGAGCCCGTGAGAGCCGGGGACGTCGCGCGGGCGGAAGGCGAGTTCCGTCGCGGCGACGTGGTCGAGGTGCGGGCGCTCGACGGATCCCTGGTCGGGCGGGGCGTCGTCGCGCTCGACTCGCGGCTCGTCCTCCAGGCGACCTCCCACCAGGCGGGGGCCGGCGTCCAGATCGTGGGGCGGGAGCATCTCATCCTCAAGGAATCCTGA
- a CDS encoding glutamate-5-semialdehyde dehydrogenase — protein sequence MEATTMEATTLKREATERAPTETLRKRAAGVRAAQRTIGSAEAERRTAALRALKAVLVRSRAEISRANDEDLARAAEEGLSGSLLHRLGLPDAKFESLLEGIDALVDGEDPIDRVLTRTELDEGLVLERVRSPLGVLLIIFESRPDAVIQIGSLAIRSGNGVIMKGGREAARSNEALVGCLRQALEEAGLDPRAVLGVPDRRDVDELLALDDLIDLVIPRGSGALVRSIQERSRIPVLGHAEGVCHLYVDASADPEMALRLAVDGKCDYPAACNATETLLVHEAFLPRLGPVGEALRERGVELRCDEPSRQVLPWAEAASEEDWGLEFGDLTLAVRTVAGLEEAVDFIHAHGSSHTDAIVAEDPAVAERFLKAVDAASVFHNASTRFADGFRYGLGAEVGISTARIHARGPVGVEGLLTTRWLLRGEGQGAADYGPGKRSFTHRPLDG from the coding sequence ATGGAAGCAACGACGATGGAAGCGACGACACTGAAGCGGGAAGCGACGGAGCGGGCACCGACGGAGACGCTGAGGAAGCGGGCGGCCGGCGTACGGGCGGCGCAGCGCACCATCGGGAGCGCCGAGGCGGAGCGCAGGACGGCGGCGCTCCGCGCGCTGAAAGCGGTCCTGGTGCGCTCGCGGGCCGAGATCTCGCGGGCGAACGACGAGGACCTGGCGCGCGCGGCGGAGGAAGGGCTTTCGGGGTCCCTCCTCCACCGGCTGGGGCTGCCGGACGCGAAGTTCGAGAGCCTGCTCGAAGGGATCGACGCGCTCGTAGACGGCGAGGACCCGATCGACCGCGTCCTCACGCGCACGGAGCTCGACGAGGGGCTCGTGCTCGAGCGCGTGCGCAGCCCTCTGGGCGTCCTCCTCATCATCTTCGAGAGCCGGCCCGACGCGGTCATCCAGATCGGGTCCCTCGCCATCCGCTCCGGCAACGGCGTCATCATGAAGGGCGGCCGCGAGGCGGCCCGCTCCAACGAGGCGCTCGTCGGCTGTCTGCGGCAGGCGCTGGAGGAGGCCGGCCTCGATCCCCGCGCCGTCCTCGGCGTCCCGGACCGCCGGGATGTCGACGAACTGCTCGCGCTCGACGACCTCATCGACCTCGTGATCCCGCGGGGGTCGGGGGCGCTGGTCCGCTCGATCCAGGAGCGGAGCCGGATCCCGGTGCTGGGGCACGCGGAGGGCGTGTGCCACCTCTACGTGGACGCGTCGGCGGACCCGGAGATGGCGCTACGGCTCGCCGTGGACGGGAAATGCGACTACCCGGCGGCGTGCAACGCGACCGAGACGCTGCTCGTCCACGAGGCCTTCCTGCCGCGGCTGGGCCCGGTCGGAGAGGCGCTCCGCGAGCGCGGCGTCGAACTCCGCTGCGACGAACCCTCGCGCCAGGTCCTGCCGTGGGCCGAGGCCGCGTCCGAGGAGGACTGGGGGCTCGAGTTCGGCGACCTCACGCTGGCGGTGCGGACGGTGGCGGGCCTGGAGGAGGCCGTCGACTTCATTCACGCGCACGGGAGCAGCCACACGGACGCGATCGTGGCCGAGGACCCGGCTGTCGCGGAACGGTTCCTGAAGGCCGTGGACGCGGCGAGCGTGTTCCACAACGCAAGCACCCGCTTCGCGGACGGCTTCCGCTACGGGCTCGGGGCGGAGGTCGGGATCAGCACGGCCCGCATCCACGCACGCGGCCCGGTCGGCGTCGAGGGCCTCCTCACGACGCGCTGGCTGCTGCGCGGCGAAGGACAGGGCGCCGCGGACTACGGCCCAGGCAAGCGCAGCTTCACCCACCGCCCTCTGGACGGTTGA
- the acs gene encoding acetate--CoA ligase produces MTEQHREIDVLLDEQRTFEPSADFVAAAHVGDRGPYDEAGRDREAYWEAWARRLDWFTPWDTVLEWDPPFSKWFVGGTLNAAYNCLDRHLQARGSKTALIWEGEPGDVRRYTYRELHEEVCRFANALKGLGVGKGDRVAIYLPMVPEAAVAMLACARIGAPHSVVFGGFSPQSLRDRIEDAHATCVITADGGYRRGGIIPLKASTDAAIEGLDYVNSVVVVRRSAVTDPRAAPHGDAVDTPSCDMTAGRDHWYHDLIAAADADFPAEPMDSEDLLYILYTSGTTGKPKGVMHTTGGYMTHVTATAKWVFDLREDDIYWCTADVGWVTGHSYIVYGPLSNGATVVMYEGSPDWPDRGRFWELCERYAVTVFYTAPTAIRAFMRWGDDWPAGYDLSALRLLGTVGEPINPEAWVWYDRHIGGGRCPIVDTWWQTETGGIMITPLPGAITTKPGTATVPFPGIEAAILDEEGNPAESGYLAITSPWPGMLRGVWGDEERYRETYWSKWPDIYFPGDGARVDEDGYYWIMGRVDDVLNVAGHRIGTMEVESALVDHGAVAEAAVVGRSDEIKGQAVAAFVSVVEGTETSEALRQELRGHVAAQIGAIARPADLIFAAELPKTRSGKIMRRLLRDVAEGRALGDTTTLADPAVVRSLQQQFADSEA; encoded by the coding sequence ATGACAGAACAGCACCGGGAAATCGACGTCCTGCTGGACGAACAGAGGACCTTCGAACCCTCGGCGGACTTCGTGGCGGCCGCCCATGTGGGCGATCGCGGCCCCTACGACGAGGCCGGCCGGGACCGCGAGGCGTACTGGGAGGCGTGGGCGCGACGGCTCGACTGGTTCACGCCCTGGGACACGGTGCTGGAGTGGGATCCTCCGTTCTCGAAGTGGTTCGTCGGCGGCACGCTCAACGCCGCGTACAACTGTCTCGACCGCCACCTCCAGGCGCGCGGCTCGAAGACGGCGCTGATCTGGGAGGGCGAGCCGGGAGACGTGCGGCGCTACACCTACCGCGAGTTGCACGAGGAAGTGTGCCGTTTCGCGAACGCACTGAAGGGGCTCGGCGTCGGGAAGGGAGACCGGGTCGCGATCTATCTCCCCATGGTTCCGGAAGCCGCCGTCGCCATGCTCGCCTGCGCGCGCATCGGCGCCCCGCACTCCGTCGTCTTCGGAGGCTTTTCGCCGCAGTCCCTTCGCGACCGGATCGAGGACGCCCATGCCACGTGCGTGATCACGGCGGACGGAGGATATCGCCGCGGGGGGATCATCCCGCTCAAGGCGAGCACGGACGCGGCCATCGAGGGTCTCGACTACGTGAACAGCGTCGTCGTCGTCCGGCGTTCCGCGGTGACCGACCCCAGGGCCGCGCCCCACGGAGACGCGGTGGACACGCCGTCGTGCGACATGACCGCGGGCCGGGACCACTGGTACCACGACCTGATCGCCGCGGCGGACGCCGATTTCCCCGCCGAGCCGATGGATTCCGAGGACCTGCTCTACATCCTCTACACCTCGGGGACGACGGGGAAGCCGAAGGGCGTGATGCACACGACCGGCGGCTACATGACGCACGTGACCGCGACCGCGAAGTGGGTGTTCGACCTCCGGGAGGACGACATCTACTGGTGCACGGCGGACGTGGGGTGGGTGACGGGCCACTCCTACATCGTGTACGGCCCGCTCTCGAACGGGGCGACGGTGGTGATGTACGAGGGATCGCCCGACTGGCCCGACCGGGGCCGCTTCTGGGAGCTGTGCGAGCGCTACGCGGTGACGGTGTTCTACACGGCGCCGACGGCGATCCGCGCCTTCATGCGGTGGGGGGACGACTGGCCGGCGGGCTACGACCTCTCCGCGCTCCGGCTGCTCGGGACGGTGGGCGAACCCATCAACCCCGAGGCGTGGGTGTGGTACGACCGCCACATCGGCGGCGGCCGCTGCCCGATCGTCGACACGTGGTGGCAGACGGAGACGGGCGGAATCATGATCACGCCGCTCCCCGGGGCGATCACCACGAAGCCGGGGACGGCTACGGTCCCCTTCCCCGGCATCGAGGCAGCGATCCTCGACGAGGAGGGGAACCCGGCGGAGTCCGGCTACCTGGCCATCACCTCGCCGTGGCCGGGGATGCTGCGGGGGGTGTGGGGAGACGAGGAACGCTACCGCGAGACGTACTGGTCGAAATGGCCCGACATCTACTTCCCGGGCGACGGGGCGCGGGTGGACGAGGACGGCTACTACTGGATCATGGGCCGCGTGGACGACGTGCTGAACGTGGCCGGCCACCGGATCGGGACCATGGAGGTGGAGTCCGCGCTGGTCGACCACGGGGCGGTGGCGGAAGCCGCGGTCGTGGGGCGTTCGGATGAGATCAAGGGACAGGCGGTGGCCGCGTTCGTGAGCGTGGTGGAGGGGACGGAGACGTCCGAGGCGCTGCGCCAGGAGCTGCGGGGGCACGTGGCGGCGCAGATCGGCGCGATCGCGCGGCCGGCCGACCTCATCTTCGCCGCCGAACTGCCGAAGACGCGGAGCGGGAAGATCATGCGCCGCCTGCTGCGCGACGTGGCGGAGGGAAGGGCGCTGGGCGACACGACGACGCTCGCCGACCCCGCCGTCGTGCGAAGCCTGCAGCAACAGTTCGCCGACAGCGAGGCGTAG
- a CDS encoding serine hydrolase, with protein MRRALDRTFVTHLCCVLSLSLFGLLACAPEDGGEAGGGDAGGGDAGGGEAGADEASGESLTERLIARGESLELPTEWDPPPGEPIVHHTAGFAKTLCSGTFITGLDWRDAAANVGGFTAPFQHRGAVVDTVVDMEAQTVSLTLGSGITRTAKLYGSQGCITHPLGQDSIYFTPSVVEPMTPDPATTPWPMGDVLPDEPYPPEIDMDKVGQAVETAMDQEGMTLGFVVTYKGRIIGEDYGPGVDMHTPFESWSKGKSLTGTLMAVLIQQGVYELWQRAPIPEWQDDERRNIRIADIMRMSSGIRIVAPQDPDYTEEMGYPDHLYLYTGENAFEWAATRPQQWEPNTVGRYRNTDPALTNYLVRLGVEGRGDDYHAFPQRHLFDKLGIRNFIMETDPNGNFLTQGYEFGSARDWARLGNLYLQDGVWEGERILPEGYVDYAMEIAPAWIADGRPTYGGGFLWKDLGFPIEDDYGGFAGAGGQYTVFIPARGLVITRLGKYTGAGPGGENLRAAIALLMEAVPPIGD; from the coding sequence ATGCGCCGCGCCCTTGATCGAACGTTCGTGACGCACCTCTGCTGTGTGCTTTCCCTCTCCCTGTTCGGCCTCCTGGCCTGCGCGCCGGAGGACGGTGGCGAGGCCGGCGGCGGGGATGCCGGCGGCGGGGATGCCGGCGGTGGCGAGGCCGGTGCCGACGAAGCCTCCGGTGAGAGCCTCACGGAGCGCCTGATCGCGCGCGGGGAGTCGCTCGAGCTTCCGACGGAGTGGGATCCGCCCCCGGGCGAGCCCATCGTGCACCACACGGCGGGCTTCGCGAAGACGCTCTGTTCCGGGACCTTCATCACGGGGCTGGACTGGCGCGACGCGGCGGCCAACGTGGGCGGCTTCACGGCGCCCTTCCAGCACCGGGGCGCGGTCGTCGATACGGTCGTCGACATGGAGGCACAGACCGTGAGCCTCACCCTCGGCTCGGGGATCACGCGCACCGCCAAGCTGTACGGCAGCCAGGGCTGCATCACGCACCCGCTGGGCCAGGACTCGATCTACTTCACGCCGTCCGTCGTCGAGCCGATGACGCCGGATCCGGCGACCACGCCGTGGCCGATGGGGGACGTGCTCCCGGACGAGCCGTACCCGCCCGAGATCGACATGGACAAGGTCGGGCAGGCGGTCGAGACCGCGATGGACCAGGAGGGGATGACGCTCGGCTTCGTCGTCACCTACAAGGGGCGGATCATCGGCGAGGATTACGGCCCCGGCGTCGACATGCACACCCCGTTCGAGAGCTGGTCGAAGGGGAAGTCGCTCACCGGGACGCTGATGGCCGTCCTCATCCAGCAGGGCGTGTACGAGCTGTGGCAGCGCGCCCCGATCCCGGAATGGCAGGATGACGAGAGGAGGAACATCCGCATCGCGGACATCATGCGCATGTCGAGCGGCATCCGGATCGTCGCGCCGCAGGACCCGGACTACACGGAAGAGATGGGGTATCCCGACCACCTCTATCTCTACACCGGGGAGAACGCCTTCGAGTGGGCCGCGACCCGCCCGCAGCAGTGGGAACCCAACACGGTGGGACGATACCGGAACACCGACCCGGCGCTGACGAACTACCTGGTCCGCCTCGGCGTCGAGGGGCGCGGCGACGACTATCACGCCTTCCCGCAGCGGCACCTGTTCGACAAGCTCGGGATCCGGAACTTCATCATGGAGACGGACCCGAACGGCAACTTCCTCACCCAGGGCTACGAGTTCGGCTCCGCCCGCGACTGGGCGCGGCTGGGCAACCTCTACCTGCAGGACGGCGTGTGGGAGGGCGAGCGCATCCTCCCCGAGGGCTACGTCGACTACGCGATGGAGATCGCCCCCGCCTGGATCGCGGACGGACGGCCGACGTACGGCGGCGGCTTCCTGTGGAAGGACCTCGGCTTCCCGATCGAGGATGACTACGGCGGCTTCGCGGGCGCCGGCGGCCAGTACACCGTGTTCATCCCCGCGCGCGGTCTCGTCATCACCCGCCTCGGCAAGTACACGGGGGCCGGCCCCGGCGGAGAGAACCTGAGAGCCGCGATCGCCCTCCTGATGGAGGCCGTCCCCCCGATCGGCGACTAG
- a CDS encoding DUF1080 domain-containing protein gives MKRRIDSFKLSSAATSALLTFGAVGAAGCGQAEAGSETGDAAPADADVEAQMAANRLSAEEAAEGFELLFDGESLDAWRGFRMDDVPAGWSAKEGALAFTPGVGGGTLITRETYADFDLRLEWKVGEGGNSGIFFGISENTERAFESGPEMQVLDNAGHYDGGNPLTSAGSNYGLHAPPEDVSNPAGEWNEVRIVRHGNQVVHWLNGVQVVEYEIGSDEWEALVAGSKFVEWPDYGRHHEGHLGVQDHGDPVWYRNIRVRRIP, from the coding sequence GTGAAGCGACGTATCGATTCGTTCAAGCTGTCGTCCGCTGCAACGTCGGCCCTCCTGACCTTCGGCGCGGTCGGCGCGGCCGGGTGCGGGCAGGCGGAGGCGGGGTCGGAGACGGGGGACGCGGCGCCGGCCGACGCGGATGTCGAGGCGCAAATGGCCGCCAACCGACTCTCCGCCGAGGAAGCCGCGGAGGGCTTCGAACTCCTCTTCGACGGGGAATCGCTCGACGCGTGGCGGGGGTTCCGGATGGATGACGTCCCCGCGGGCTGGAGCGCGAAGGAGGGCGCGCTCGCCTTCACGCCGGGCGTCGGGGGCGGGACGCTCATCACGCGTGAAACCTATGCGGACTTCGACCTGCGCCTCGAGTGGAAGGTCGGCGAGGGCGGCAACAGCGGGATCTTCTTCGGCATCTCCGAGAACACCGAACGCGCGTTCGAATCGGGCCCGGAGATGCAGGTGCTCGACAACGCGGGGCACTACGACGGCGGCAATCCGCTCACCTCGGCGGGATCGAACTACGGCCTGCACGCGCCGCCGGAGGACGTTTCGAACCCGGCCGGCGAGTGGAACGAGGTCCGGATCGTCCGCCACGGCAACCAGGTCGTCCACTGGCTGAACGGCGTTCAGGTCGTCGAGTACGAAATCGGCTCGGACGAGTGGGAGGCGCTGGTGGCGGGGAGCAAGTTCGTGGAGTGGCCCGACTACGGCCGCCACCACGAGGGCCATCTCGGCGTCCAGGACCACGGCGACCCCGTCTGGTACCGCAACATCCGCGTACGCCGCATTCCGTAG
- a CDS encoding DUF6290 family protein, with protein MLSIQLPEEIEARLDRLARKTGRTKSDYACEAILEKIEDLEDVYLAEQVLDRIQKGEEEVVSAEEIWRELED; from the coding sequence ATGTTGTCCATACAGCTTCCAGAAGAGATCGAAGCGCGACTCGACCGTCTCGCAAGGAAGACGGGTCGCACGAAGAGCGACTATGCGTGTGAAGCCATCCTCGAGAAGATCGAGGATCTGGAAGACGTGTATCTGGCCGAACAGGTTCTGGACCGCATCCAGAAGGGGGAGGAAGAGGTGGTGAGTGCGGAAGAGATATGGCGTGAGTTGGAGGATTGA
- a CDS encoding 5'-3' exonuclease H3TH domain-containing protein, translating into MQVHLIDGTYELFRHFYGAPSAKNAGGHEVGAARGVVASMLGLLEGGATHVAIATDRVIESFRNELWPGYKDGSGIDPALFSQFPLVEEALASAGFVVWPMVEHEADDAMAAGAAMAAADPRVERVFICTPDKDLAQCVEGDRIVQFDRRQRLLRDEAGVIEKFGVPPAAIPDWLALVGDSADGFPGIRGFGAKTAAAVLARYGRIEDIPSDGREWDVAVRGPERLAQTLRNGLDDALLFRRLATLVRDAPVSASVDDLEWTGPRDDFDLVATILDAPDLPSRAGRLAAARREPAG; encoded by the coding sequence GTGCAGGTCCACCTCATCGACGGCACCTACGAGTTGTTCCGGCACTTCTACGGCGCGCCCTCGGCGAAGAACGCCGGGGGTCATGAGGTCGGAGCGGCACGCGGGGTCGTGGCTTCGATGCTCGGCCTCCTCGAGGGCGGGGCCACGCACGTCGCCATCGCCACCGACCGCGTCATTGAATCCTTCCGCAACGAGCTGTGGCCCGGCTACAAGGACGGCTCGGGCATCGACCCGGCGCTCTTCTCGCAGTTCCCGCTCGTCGAGGAGGCGCTCGCCTCGGCGGGGTTCGTCGTGTGGCCGATGGTGGAGCACGAGGCGGACGACGCGATGGCCGCCGGCGCCGCGATGGCCGCCGCGGACCCGCGCGTGGAGCGCGTCTTCATCTGCACGCCGGACAAGGACCTCGCCCAGTGCGTGGAAGGCGACCGCATCGTGCAGTTCGACCGGCGGCAGCGGCTCCTGCGCGACGAGGCCGGCGTCATCGAGAAGTTCGGGGTCCCGCCCGCCGCGATCCCCGACTGGCTGGCCCTGGTGGGAGACTCCGCGGACGGATTCCCCGGCATCCGAGGCTTCGGCGCCAAGACGGCGGCCGCCGTCCTCGCGCGCTACGGCCGCATCGAGGACATCCCCTCGGATGGAAGAGAATGGGACGTCGCCGTGCGCGGCCCCGAACGCCTCGCCCAAACGCTGCGCAACGGACTGGACGACGCGCTCCTCTTCCGGCGCCTCGCCACGCTCGTCCGGGACGCCCCGGTGTCAGCGAGCGTGGACGACCTCGAATGGACGGGCCCCCGCGACGACTTCGACCTCGTCGCCACAATCCTCGACGCCCCGGACCTGCCCTCCCGCGCGGGTCGCCTCGCGGCGGCGCGCCGGGAACCGGCCGGCTAG